The Geothrix sp. DNA segment CGTGCAGTCCCATCCGGAGCGGTTCCACGAGTCCCTGGTCTTCGCCCTCACGGCCGAGGAGCGGCAGAAGATCCCGGATGGCCCGGTGCTGGCCTTCACGGAGGCCGGCGCCGCCCTGCTGACCGGCCTGCTGCCCGGGAAGGAACCCACCCTACTGGCCCTGCTGCCCGCCTTCGCGGAGGCCCGGCACGTGCTCACCTCCCAGGCCGAACTGTCCGCGCGGGTCTCCGCCCTGGAGCAGAAGCTCGACCTCGTCCTCAAGTCCCTCCAGGGCGAGGGGGAGGAGACCCATGCCGAGCACCGCATCGGCTTCGTGCCGGAGGACCTGCCCAAGGGCTTGAAGGCCCGGCAGCGCACGGCGAAGAAGGGATGAATGCATCCATGATCCAAGGCCCAGTCACCCTCCTCATCCTCGACGGCTTCGGCGACGGCCCCCGCAATGCCTTCGACGCGACCTTCATGGCCGCCATGCCCCGCTTCAACGCCCTACGGAAGACCTACGCCGCCACCCAGCTGCAGACCAGTGGCGAGGCCGTGGGCCTGCCTGAGGGCCAGTTCGGCAACTCCGAGGTGGGCCACATGAACCTGGGCGCAGGCCGGGTCGTGTGGCAGGAGCTCACCCGCATCGACGCCGCCATCCGGCGGGGCGGCTTCCGCGAGAATGCCGCCATCGGCGCCCTGCTGGCCGGCCTGAAGGCCTCGGGGAAACGGCTGCACCTGCTCGGCCTGGTGAGCGATGGTGGCGTCCACAGCCACCAGAACCACCTGGTGGCCCTGGCCCAGTGGGCCCAGGCCGAGGGCGTGCCCACCACCATCCACGCCATCACCGATGGTCGCGATACGGGCCAGAAGAGCGCCGACGGCTTCCTCCAGTGGCTCCAGTTCCAGCTGCGGAACACGCCCCTGGTGACCATCGGCTCGGTCTGCGGCCGCTACACGGCCATGGACCGCGACAAGCGCTGGGAGCGCACCGAGCAGGCCTGGAAACTCTACGTGGACGGTGAGGCGCCCCAGCAGTCACCGGATGCCCTGGCGGCCATCACCGCCGCCTACGGCCGCGGGGAGACCGATGAGTTCATCGCCCCCACCCGCCTGGACGCCTTCCACCCCTTCGCCGATGGCGATGGGGTCCTCTTCTTCAACTTCCGGGCGGACCGGGCCCGGCAGCTGTGCCACGCCCTCGTGCATCCGGCCTTCGCCGGATTCGCGCCGAAGCGCCGCCCCGCGGTGAAGCTGGTCACCTTCACGGCCTACGACGTGGAGCTGGAGCCCTTCGTGTCCGTGGCCTACCCGCCCCAGAGCCTGGATCTCATCCTGGGCGAGCTCATCAGCACCCAGGGCTGGAAGCAGTTCCGCACCGCCGAGACGGAGAAGTACGCGCACGTCACCTACTTCTTCAACGGAGGCCGGGAAGAGCCCTTCGAGGGCGAAGAGCGGCGCCTGGTGCCATCCCCCAAGGTGGCCACCTACGACCTGCAGCCCGAGATGAGCCTGGCGGACGTGAGTCAGGGCCTGGAAACGGCCATCCGCACCGGCACCTACCGCCTGCTGGTGTGCAACCTGGCCAATCCCGACATGATCGGCCACACGGGCGACCTCGCCGCAGCCGTTGTGGCCTGCGAAGCCGTGGATGCCGCGGTGGGACGCATTGCCGACGCCACTCTGGCCATGGGCGGCGCCCTGTTCATCACGGCGGACCACGGCAACTGCGAGTGCATGCGGGCCGAAGATGGCAACCCCCACACGGCCCACACCCTGAACCCCGTTCCTGCCCTGCTGGTGGCCAAAGGCTTCGAGGCCCGGCAGCTCCGGAGTGGCGGCGCCCTCAGCGATGTGGCGCCCACCCTCCTGAAGCTCTTCGGACTGGAGCAGCCCGGCGTCATGGATGGCCGCAGCCTGCTCTGACTGGGATTCACCCAAGGCCCGGATCCGGTCGATGGTTACTCAGAACCCAAGCTGCACAAGGGAACCCGGATGACCGAAACGTCACGACAGATCAAGGGAACCTCGGGGTCCCAGCTGCGCTCGCTGATCCTCGCCGTCCTCCTCTTCGACCTGCTGGTCATCGGCCTGGCGGGCTGGACCCTGGCCAACAGCCGGCGCCAGTACGTGCACCACGCGGGACAGACCACGGACAACCTGGCCCAGGTGCTCGAGCAGTACCTGATGGCCTCCATCCGCCAGATCGACCTGGTGCTGATGTCCGTGAAGGACGAGGCCGAGCGGACCGACCACACCCCGGATCCGGCCGGCATCGAAGCCCGCCTCCAGTCCCAGTTCTCCCGGGTGGCCCTGCTGGATTCCCTGCGCACCACGGATGCCCAGGGGCGGCTGGAGCGGCCCGACAACACCGACGGCCATCCACGCGAAGATCTCTCCCACAAACCCTTCTTCCAGCATCTCCGCCGGACCCCCCAGACGGGGTTGTTCATCTCCCACCCCTCGCGGGACGGGGCGGGCGGAGCCTGGGCCATCACCCTGGCCCGCCGCATGGAACACCCGGCCGGCGTGTTCCGGGGCGTCGTCTTCGCCACCGTCACCCTCGAGCAGCTGACCCGGGAGCTGGCCCAGGTGGACATCGGGAGGCACGGGTCCATCTCCCTCCGGGGCGGGGAACTCGATCTGCTGGCCAGGTACCCCGCCACCCCGGATCAGGACAAGATCATCGGCGACCCGCGCATCTCCGGGGACTACCTGGCAGCCGTCCAGTCCGGACGGCAGGTCAGCCACTTCAGCACCCACTCGGTGCTGGATGGGCAGGTGCGCACCTACACCTTCCGGAAGATGACGAACCCGGCCTTCTACATCCTGGTCGGCCTTGCGGAGTCGGAGTATCTCCAGACCTGGTACCGGGAGGCGCTGCTCTCGGGCTCGGCGGTGCTGGGGCTGGTGACCCTCTCCCTGGTCCTGGCCTGGATGGCCCGCACCACCTGGCGGAAGCAGATGGACTCCCAGGCCGAACGCGACCACCTGATCCAGGACCTGACCCACGCCCTGGCCGAGGTGAAGAACCTCAAGGGCATGCTGCCCATCTGCGGCCACTGCAAGAAGATCCGGGATGACCAGGGCTACTGGAACCAGATGGAGACCTACATTTCCGAACACACCGAGGCCACCTTCAGCCATGGCGTCTGCCCGGACTGCGCCAAGGAGCTTCGCCAGGAGATGCAGGCCCGCCGCGCCGAGCAGAACAAGGCCTGACCGGCCGACAAGGGTGACCAAGGGCACACCCGCCCTCTGAGTCATCCTGGATACTGGACGCATGACGATTCGGAACCCGATGAGCCCGAAGCAGGAGCGAAGGGCCACTTTGCCGCAGGCGAAGCCCGCAGGGCGAGGCACAGGAGGTGCCGTGTGAGCCCGAAGCAGGAGCGAAGGGCCACTTTGGTGAAGCCGAAGCCCGCAGGGCGAGGCACAGGAGGTGCCGAGTGAAGGTCGCATTCATCGGCACCCACGGCGTCGGGAAGACCACCCTCTGCTACGAACTGGCCGCGGCCCTGAAGCGGGAGGGCGTCCACGTGGACATCGTGAAGGAGGTGGCCCGGCTTTCGCCCCTCCCCATCAACCAGAAGACCTCCCTGGAGGCCCAGACCTGGATCTTCCTCACCCAGATGGCCGAGGAGATCCGCTCGGGCAGCCAGCACGATGTCCTCGTCTGCGACCGCAGCGTGCTGGACAACTACGCCTACATGATGCTGGCCTTCGGCCGCCAGCTGCCCATCGAGCGGTACATGCACCACTGGATGAAGAGCTACGACCTGCTCTTCAAGGTGCCCTTCAGTGGGCAGCTCGCCGCGGATGGCGTGCGGGACACGGATGCGTTCTTCGCCCAGGCCGTGGACCAGCTGGTGGACAAGCTGCTGGAGGAGCGGGGCCTGCCCCATGAACGGCTCGAACCCGGAGCCCGTCCCACCTGGATCGAGCGGGTCAGGCAGGTCGTTCTGAACCACCCCAAGGGGCAGAGGCGACTTATCTGACTCGTCGGTCCTTATTTGTGATCCAGTTCTCGGGAATTGAACTGGAGAGGCCCTGACTCCGGGTAGATCATGGTTGGATTGGAGGTTCCCCATGGCCCAGGACGAGACCCAGTTGGTACGCGGCGGCAGTTTCATGTTCCATCCCGCCGGCACCCTGCCCCAGGCCACTCCTGAGGAGAACAGCGAGGAGGCCCTGGCCATCGCCGAGGCGGCCCGGGACTTCGTGAACGGCGAGATCCTGCCCCGGGACGAGGCGATCGACCACCTGGACCTGGAGCTCACCCGCGACCTGCTGGCCAAGGCCGGCGACCTAGGCATCCTGGGCATGGAGATCCCCGAGGAATACGGCGGCCTGGACCTGGACAAGAAGACGGCCCTCCTGGTGCTGGAGCAGATGGCCAAGCAGGCCAGCTTCTCCACCAGCTACACGGCGCACACCAGCATCGGCACCATGCCCATCGTCTACTTCGGGAGCCCCGAGCAGAAGGCCAAGTACCTGCCCAAGCTGGCCACGGGCGAGTGGTGCGCGGCCTACGCGCTGACCGAGGCCGGCAGCGGCTCCGACGCCCTGGGGGCCAAGGCCACCGCCGTGCTGCAGGACGGCCACTGGGTGCTGAACGGCACCAAGGCCTGGATCACCAACGCCGGCTTCGCCGATGTCTTCGTGATCTTCGCCAAGATCAATGGCAGCCACCTCAGCGCCTTCATCGTCGAGAAGACCGACCCCGGCATCAGCACCGGGGCCGAGGAAAAGAAGATGGGCATCAAGGGCAGCTCCACCCGCACCGTGATCCTGGAGAACTGCCGCATCCCCGAAGATCGGCTGCTGGGCGGCAAGGGCAAGGGCGCCCGCATCGCCCTGGGCATCCTCAACGTGGGCCGCTTCAAGCTGGGCGCCAGCTCCGTGGGCGCCGGCAAGCGGGTGCTGGAATACACGCTGAAATACGCTGGCGAGCGCACCCAGTTCGGCAAGCCCCTCAACGCCTTCGGCCTCATCCAGCAGAAGCTGGCCAACATGGCCGTGCGGATCTTCGTGGGCGA contains these protein-coding regions:
- a CDS encoding ATP/GTP-binding protein, translating into MKVAFIGTHGVGKTTLCYELAAALKREGVHVDIVKEVARLSPLPINQKTSLEAQTWIFLTQMAEEIRSGSQHDVLVCDRSVLDNYAYMMLAFGRQLPIERYMHHWMKSYDLLFKVPFSGQLAADGVRDTDAFFAQAVDQLVDKLLEERGLPHERLEPGARPTWIERVRQVVLNHPKGQRRLI
- the gpmI gene encoding 2,3-bisphosphoglycerate-independent phosphoglycerate mutase is translated as MIQGPVTLLILDGFGDGPRNAFDATFMAAMPRFNALRKTYAATQLQTSGEAVGLPEGQFGNSEVGHMNLGAGRVVWQELTRIDAAIRRGGFRENAAIGALLAGLKASGKRLHLLGLVSDGGVHSHQNHLVALAQWAQAEGVPTTIHAITDGRDTGQKSADGFLQWLQFQLRNTPLVTIGSVCGRYTAMDRDKRWERTEQAWKLYVDGEAPQQSPDALAAITAAYGRGETDEFIAPTRLDAFHPFADGDGVLFFNFRADRARQLCHALVHPAFAGFAPKRRPAVKLVTFTAYDVELEPFVSVAYPPQSLDLILGELISTQGWKQFRTAETEKYAHVTYFFNGGREEPFEGEERRLVPSPKVATYDLQPEMSLADVSQGLETAIRTGTYRLLVCNLANPDMIGHTGDLAAAVVACEAVDAAVGRIADATLAMGGALFITADHGNCECMRAEDGNPHTAHTLNPVPALLVAKGFEARQLRSGGALSDVAPTLLKLFGLEQPGVMDGRSLL
- a CDS encoding acyl-CoA dehydrogenase family protein, with product MAQDETQLVRGGSFMFHPAGTLPQATPEENSEEALAIAEAARDFVNGEILPRDEAIDHLDLELTRDLLAKAGDLGILGMEIPEEYGGLDLDKKTALLVLEQMAKQASFSTSYTAHTSIGTMPIVYFGSPEQKAKYLPKLATGEWCAAYALTEAGSGSDALGAKATAVLQDGHWVLNGTKAWITNAGFADVFVIFAKINGSHLSAFIVEKTDPGISTGAEEKKMGIKGSSTRTVILENCRIPEDRLLGGKGKGARIALGILNVGRFKLGASSVGAGKRVLEYTLKYAGERTQFGKPLNAFGLIQQKLANMAVRIFVGESMSFRTIGYLDEALAFTSWESETGGADKMKAIDEYAMEASMSKVWGSEALFATADDAVQSFGGAGFSAEYPPEKIYRDCRINRIFEGTNEINRLLIAQTFLKRCSGVDGLPLAQATSAPLDLPQDDLLRTVALSKARALKVIALAQGLHGPKILDNQEAAARIANMLLEIYAMEAAVVRAQKMAAASHRWSALALDLATAYAQEAWNRIQAEARMLAAELASDAVLDALVADLLAMQAPAPVALSAVRQRIAQALVDQGRYPISAV